The following are encoded in a window of Stigmatopora nigra isolate UIUO_SnigA chromosome 23, RoL_Snig_1.1, whole genome shotgun sequence genomic DNA:
- the LOC144181364 gene encoding uncharacterized protein LOC144181364 isoform X2, which yields MTWRGRVQSLNNRQHFSKWLISRRLDSFGLLCCSELTISRRKTRLNLRRIVPQRSQTAGKHQECGQKEQLVDAITSCWSVKFPAKGTWLPAYEQIASDSPDEIFQNKRIPAKGTWFLPMNR from the exons ATGACTTG gcgtggccgagttCAGAGTTTAAATAACCGacagcatttttcaaaatggctgATCAGCCGGAGGCTGGACTCGTTTGGACTGCTGTGCTGCTCAGAATTGACGATTTCTCGAAGAAAGACCCGATTAAACTTGCGGCGCATTG tccctcaacgatcACAGACTGCTggaaaacatcaagaatgtggacaaaaggagcagcttgtcgacgccataacgaGCTGTTGGTCAGTAaa atTTCCAGCTAAGGGGACCTGGTTacctgcctatgaacagatagcctcagacaGCCCCGAtgagattttccaaaataaaag aattccagctaaggggacctggtttctgcctatgaacagatag
- the LOC144181364 gene encoding beta-2-microglobulin-like isoform X1, with protein sequence MFTCRTTWENKLKMKARISWMFGILFLLKSSLSKEYPPIVQLYTKTAGFLGKSNILLCHVSNFYPPVIQVDLQRNGATIPKANQTEMVFEADWQYYLTKYVAFVPQKAETYACVVTHGGISRTYAWEPEK encoded by the exons ATGTTTACGTGTCGGACTACATGGGAAAACAAACTCAAGATGAAAGCACGTATCTCCTGGATGTTTGGTATTTTGTTCCTTTTGAAATCATCATTGAGCAAAGAAT ACCCTCCTATCGTTCAGCTTTACACGAAGACGGCCGGATTCTTGGGAAAAAGCAACATTCTTCTGTGTCACGTGAGCAACTTCTATCCGCCGGTGATCCAAGTGGACCTCCAGAGGAACGGCGCCACCATCCCAAAGGCCAACCAGACCGAGATGGTCTTCGAGGCGGACTGGCAATACTATTTGACCAAATACGTGGCCTTTGTCCCCCAGAAGGCAGAAACCTACGCCTGTGTGGTGACCCACGGTGGGATTTCAAGAACCTATGCTTGGG AACCAGAAAAGTAA
- the LOC144181364 gene encoding beta-2-microglobulin-like isoform X3, protein MIRLGWAADRKQEVGSSRRTTTDPPIVQLYTKTAGFLGKSNILLCHVSNFYPPVIQVDLQRNGATIPKANQTEMVFEADWQYYLTKYVAFVPQKAETYACVVTHGGISRTYAWEPEK, encoded by the exons ATGATTCGCCTCGGCTGGGCAGCGGACCGGAAGCAGGAAGTGGGAAGCAGCCGACGGACGACGACAG ACCCTCCTATCGTTCAGCTTTACACGAAGACGGCCGGATTCTTGGGAAAAAGCAACATTCTTCTGTGTCACGTGAGCAACTTCTATCCGCCGGTGATCCAAGTGGACCTCCAGAGGAACGGCGCCACCATCCCAAAGGCCAACCAGACCGAGATGGTCTTCGAGGCGGACTGGCAATACTATTTGACCAAATACGTGGCCTTTGTCCCCCAGAAGGCAGAAACCTACGCCTGTGTGGTGACCCACGGTGGGATTTCAAGAACCTATGCTTGGG AACCAGAAAAGTAA
- the LOC144181366 gene encoding beta-2-microglobulin-like — protein MKLATTILFLFTLCLLKVDSKIQFPTVNVYSHLPGQFGQPNTLICHVSHFHPPDISIELMKNGKEMRDAIESDLSFEKTWQFHLTKHVQFTPSKDDQYACRVTHSTTPSKYIDWDSNM, from the exons ATGAAGCTCGCGACGACaattctctttcttttcacaTTATGCTTACTCAAGGTGGATTCCAAAATCC AGTTCCCGACGGTCAACGTCTACAGCCACTTGCCTGGGCAGTTCGGGCAACCGAACACCTTGATCTGTCACGTTAGCCACTTCCATCCCCCCGACATCTCCATTGAGTTGATGAAGAACGGCAAAGAGATGAGAGACGCCATTGAGAGCGACTTGAGCTTCGAGAAAACCTGGCAATTCCACCTGACCAAGCATGTGCAATTCACCCCATCCAAGGACGACCAGTATGCCTGCCGGGTCACTCATTCCACCACTCCCTCCAAATACATTGACTGGG ATTCTAATATGTGA
- the lemd3 gene encoding inner nuclear membrane protein Man1, producing the protein MASTQLTDEELYSELKRLGFTPGPVTEHTRPVYLKKLKKLREEHQRGLGSAKTRSGSGGGGGGGNTAGARPPGHNVTHLNSGRRPGRKSTVLGFSSDESDAEVPLKRKVPNHGDEASWRCPAFKIKLEKEKSRHGAESPLSSNNSTLAPGGKRRGGGGSPGWGFALKSGLGADGRADDESEDEYEGGEEKCPRSLNGSRASHLKTRKLAGNYSNSDSDEEEEEQEEQEVWGLSGRRARASLEPRRGHAKAAFLTPNVPVPGSVNMVVGRPEGEAGNGAKRKALYASLSGNNLGEFGADQNKDSLLGVGGLRPRFSNSGSLAHDYRGNHSNHSAANHSYCKATEEKQSAAPEDELFQQFKREEGVASSASFSAHYLSMFLLTAACLFFLLLGLMYVRMRGTGASDEDRVIRSHPFGSEFDAAHNKPVRDLILNLLLQLHDHLALIAGQHDCGDQQYPNRSLSIDQVSEYLTAQNEKFEDLIYTSLEWIIRTGQDVGIRLTGRVAGEPVTDISEMAGLESTHPRMPFTCRFRRAFFTVIARVLLLVAALGGVWALVSYVRYRWKREEEETRQMYHMVERIIDVLRSHNEACQENQDLQPYLPIPHVRDSLVPPQNRKKMQAVWERAVKFLSSNESRIRTESQKIGGADFLVWRWIQPSLSCDKSSSIPSKVWQGKAFPLDRRNSPPNSLTPCLKIRNMFDPVMEVGENWDLAIHQAILEKCSDNDGIVHITVDKNSREGCVYVKCLSAEHSGKAFKALHGSWFDGKLVTVKYLRLDRYHQRFPQAQFCSSPLKASSLHANVMNSKGATRNHGSANSSGFS; encoded by the exons ATGGCGTCAACGCAGTTAACAGACGAGGAGCTTTACTCCGAATTGAAGCGTTTGGGTTTCACTCCGGGTCCTGTTACTGAGCACACGCGGCCGGTGTATTTGAAAAAGCTCAAGAAGCTTCGCGAGGAGCACCAGCGAGGACTTGGAAGTGCCAAAACCCGCAGCGGttccggcggtggcggcggcggcggcaataCGGCGGGAGCCAGGCCGCCCGGCCATAACGTCACGCACCTGAACTCCGGTAGGAGACCGGGACGCAAGTCCACCGTCCTCGGCTTCAGCTCGGACGAGTCGGATGCCGAAGTTCCCCTGAAAAGGAAGGTTCCCAATCACGGCGACGAGGCGTCTTGGAGGTGCCCCGCTTTCAAGATAAAGCTGGAGAAAGAGAAAAGTCGACATGGCGCGGAGAGCCCGCTGAGCAGCAACAATTCGACGTTGGCACCGGGAGGTAAgagacgcggcggcggcggctccccGGGCTGGGGATTCGCCCTTAAATCCGGTCTGGGAGCGGACGGACGGGCTGACGACGAATCGGAGGACGAATATGAGGGGGGCGAAGAGAAGTGCCCGCGCTCTTTAAACGGGAGTAGGGCGTCGCACTTGAAAACACGCAAGCTCGCCGGGAATTACTCCAACTCCGACTCcgacgaggaagaggaggaacagGAGGAACAGGAGGTTTGGGGCCTTAGCGGCCGCCGAGCGCGCGCTAGTCTGGAGCCCAGACGGGGCCACGCGAAGGCGGCCTTCTTAACACCGAACGTCCCCGTCCCCGGGAGTGTCAACATGGTGGTGGGCAGACCCGAGGGGGAAGCGGGAAACGGCGCCAAGAGGAAGGCCCTCTACGCGTCGCTCTCTGGGAACAACCTGGGAGAATTTGGTGCGGATCAGAACAAGGACAGTCTCTTGGGGGTCGGTGGCCTCAGGCCGCGATTTTCCAACTCCGGCAGCCTGGCCCACGACTACAGGGGAAACCACTCCAACCACAGCGCCGCCAACCACTCCTACTGCAAAGCCACAGAGGAGAAGCAGTCTGCCGCACCGGAGGACGAGCTTTTCCAGCAGTTTAAACGGGAGGAAGGGGTGGCCTCCTCCGCCAGCTTCAGCGCCCACTACCTGTCCATGTTCCTGCTCACGGCGGCCTGCCTCTTCTTCCTTCTCCTGGGCCTCATGTACGTCAGGATGAGGGGCACCGGGGCATCCGATGAGGATAGAGTCA TTAGAAGTCACCCATTTGGCAGCGAGTTTGACGCCGCACAC AACAAACCGGTTCGGGACCTCATTTTGAATCTACTCCTCCAACTCCATGACCACCTGGCACTCATTGCTG GCCAGCATGATTGTGGCGATCAGCAGTACCCCAACCGAAGTCTGTCCATAGACCAGGTTTCGGAATATTTGACG GCTCAGAATGAGAAATTTGAAGATTTGATCTACACATCGCTCGAATGGATCATCAGGACCGGTCAAGATGTCGGCATAAg GCTGACCGGGCGGGTCGCCGGCGAGCCCGTTACCGACATCTCCGAAATGGCCGGGCTGGAATCCACGCATCCCCGGATGCCGTTCACGTGCCGCTTCCGGCGAGCTTTCTTCACCGTCATCGCCAGAGTCCTCCTCCTGGTGGCCG CGCTTGGCGGCGTTTGGGCTCTGGTGTCTTACGTCAGGTATCGCTGGAagagagaggaggaggaaacCAGGCAAATGTACCACATGGTGGAGAGAATCATCG ATGTCCTCAGGAGCCACAATGAGGCCTGTCAAGAGAATCAAGATCTTCAGCCCTACTTGCCCATCCCCCATGTCAGAGACTCCTTGGTTCCGCCTCAGAATCG gaagaaaatgcaggcCGTCTGGGAGCGCGCCGTCAAATTCCTCTCGTCCAACGAATCCAGAATTCGAACGGAGAGCCAGAAAATCGGGGGGGCCGACTTTCTGGTCTGGAGGTGGATTCAGCCGTCTCTCAGTTGCGACAAGTCCTCGTCCATCCCCTCCAAAGTTTGGCAGGGAAAAG ccttccCCCTGGATCGACGGAACTCTCCGCCAAACAGCCTGACTCCGTGCCTAAAGATCCGAAACATGTTCGACCCAGTCAT ggaagtCGGGGAGAACTGGGACCTGGCCATCCACCAGGCCATCTTGGAGAAGTGCAGCGACAACGACGGCATCGTCCACATCACGGTGGACAAGAACTCTCGAGAG GGCTGCGTCTACGTCAAGTGCCTCTCCGCCGAGCACTCGGGGAAAGCCTTCAAGGCGCTCCACGGATCTTGGTTTGACG GCAAGCTGGTGACGGTGAAGTACCTGCGTTTGGACCGCTACCACCAGCGCTTCCCGCAAGCTCAGTTCTGCAGCTCCCCCCTCAAGGCATCCAGCCTCCACGCCAACGTCATGAACAGTAAGGGCGCCACGCGTAACCACGGCTCGGCAAACTCCTCAGGCTTCTCATGA